In Capillimicrobium parvum, a genomic segment contains:
- the mscL gene encoding large conductance mechanosensitive channel protein MscL — protein MLKEFRQFLLRGNVIDLAVAVVIGAAFGAVVASLVADIITPIIAAIIGKPDFSNLTFTINGSVFRYGSFLNAVISFVSIAAAVFFFVVVPVNRLNEMRRSGKPVDETTRQCPECLSDVPKAAHRCAFCTSELQPAV, from the coding sequence ATGCTCAAGGAGTTCCGGCAGTTCCTCCTGCGTGGCAACGTCATCGACCTGGCCGTCGCGGTCGTGATCGGAGCGGCCTTCGGAGCGGTGGTCGCGTCGCTGGTGGCGGACATCATCACGCCGATCATCGCCGCGATCATCGGCAAGCCGGACTTCTCGAACCTGACGTTCACGATCAACGGCTCGGTCTTCCGCTACGGCTCGTTCCTCAACGCGGTCATCTCGTTCGTGTCGATCGCGGCCGCCGTGTTCTTCTTCGTCGTGGTGCCGGTCAACCGGCTCAACGAGATGCGCCGGTCCGGCAAGCCGGTCGACGAGACGACGCGCCAGTGCCCGGAGTGCCTCAGCGACGTGCCCAAGGCGGCCCACCGCTGCGCCTTCTGCACGTCCGAGCTGCAGCCCGCGGTCTGA
- a CDS encoding helix-turn-helix transcriptional regulator, protein MVASPERTERAIADLSRRGLDSPTLRRQAMTVLSRAVPVDGYCFAAADPETLAMVDHTTDGVDRSQAGALYRNEYGERDVAKHAELVRQDMPVAVTSHLTGGDVTRSRRHRELLGPMGIRHELRAATVADGATWGFLHLFRGPDRSDFTAQEAALVARASRHLAAGLRAATIGEGVTMTAASEAPALVVLDERDRIVEATPGAAIWLRRVADSERPDEPVPEILQLLSAWARASAAGALTAVPRARLRGGDGCWVSLHGSVTAGAGGAGGRVAIILQPATPPELAPLLLSGFGLTPGEREVCELVLAGESTKAIAADLFISPYTVQDRLKTIFAKVGVRSRRALVARLR, encoded by the coding sequence ATGGTGGCCTCACCCGAACGCACGGAGCGCGCGATCGCAGACCTGAGCCGGCGCGGGCTCGACTCCCCCACGCTGCGCCGCCAGGCGATGACGGTCCTCAGCCGGGCGGTCCCGGTCGACGGCTACTGCTTCGCGGCGGCGGACCCGGAGACGCTCGCGATGGTCGACCACACGACCGACGGCGTCGACCGCAGCCAGGCCGGCGCGCTCTACCGCAACGAGTACGGCGAGCGCGACGTCGCCAAGCACGCCGAGCTGGTGCGCCAGGACATGCCGGTCGCCGTCACCTCGCACCTGACCGGCGGCGACGTCACACGCAGCCGCCGCCATCGCGAGCTCCTCGGCCCGATGGGCATCCGGCACGAACTGCGCGCCGCCACCGTCGCCGACGGCGCGACCTGGGGCTTCCTGCACCTCTTCCGCGGCCCCGACCGCAGCGACTTCACCGCGCAGGAGGCGGCGCTCGTCGCCCGCGCGTCGCGCCACCTCGCCGCCGGCCTGCGCGCCGCCACCATCGGTGAGGGCGTGACGATGACCGCCGCTTCCGAGGCGCCCGCCCTCGTCGTCCTCGATGAGCGCGACCGCATCGTCGAGGCCACGCCCGGCGCCGCGATCTGGCTGCGGCGGGTCGCCGACAGCGAGCGCCCGGACGAGCCCGTCCCCGAGATCCTGCAGCTCCTCTCCGCCTGGGCCCGCGCGAGCGCCGCCGGCGCGCTCACGGCGGTCCCGCGCGCCCGTCTGCGCGGCGGTGACGGCTGCTGGGTGTCGCTGCACGGCTCGGTCACCGCCGGCGCCGGCGGGGCCGGCGGCCGCGTGGCGATCATCCTCCAGCCGGCGACCCCACCCGAGCTCGCCCCGCTGCTGCTGTCGGGCTTCGGCCTCACCCCGGGCGAACGCGAGGTCTGCGAGCTCGTCCTCGCCGGCGAGTCGACGAAGGCGATCGCCGCCGACCTCTTCATCTCGCCCTACACGGTGCAGGACCGCCTCAAGACGATCTTCGCGAAGGTCGGCGTCCGCAGCCGCCGCGCGCTGGTCGCGCGGCTGCGCTGA
- the dacB gene encoding D-alanyl-D-alanine carboxypeptidase/D-alanyl-D-alanine endopeptidase → MSQSYVFRLRLLLGLVLAAALAVPVAPAAAISPGQLRSALSAQIRKVPASSGVYVMALDGDTPLYSRRADRSLIPASVNKLFVTSTALLRFGASTRLDTTVVTDGEIDENGVLRGNLYLVGGGDPTLSSTRIAQLAADLDLTRVRGSVIGDESRFDALRGSAATGGRLDSEIGGQLGGLVADRGYVRGGWQKRPAAVAADALRAALEKRDVPVSGRSKLGTAPEDAVELATSSSVPMSELIARTNIPSDNYYAETLLKNLGASFGDEGSTDAGARVVKEQMEELEIAPTVVDGSGLSRSDRTQPRQVVQLLATMAGGEEGGTFLDSLSTVGRTGTLANRMKGTPAAGRCHGKTGTLSNVSNIAGVCDTPAGQVAFAILMNNVSVWTAHSVQDRMVAAIAQLAS, encoded by the coding sequence GTGTCACAGTCCTACGTGTTCCGCCTTCGCCTGCTCCTGGGGCTCGTCCTCGCCGCCGCCCTCGCCGTGCCCGTCGCGCCCGCCGCGGCGATCTCCCCCGGCCAGCTGCGCTCGGCGCTCAGCGCCCAGATCCGCAAGGTCCCGGCCAGCTCCGGCGTCTACGTCATGGCCCTCGACGGCGACACGCCGCTGTACTCCCGCCGGGCCGACCGCTCCCTGATCCCGGCGTCGGTCAACAAGCTCTTCGTGACGTCGACGGCGCTGCTGCGCTTCGGCGCGAGCACCCGGCTGGACACGACGGTCGTGACCGACGGCGAGATCGACGAGAACGGCGTCCTGCGCGGCAACCTGTACCTCGTCGGAGGCGGCGATCCGACCCTGTCCTCGACGCGCATCGCCCAGCTCGCCGCGGATCTCGACCTGACCCGCGTGCGCGGCAGCGTCATCGGCGACGAGAGCCGGTTCGACGCCCTGCGCGGCTCCGCGGCCACCGGCGGGCGCCTGGACTCCGAGATCGGCGGTCAGCTCGGCGGCCTCGTCGCGGACCGCGGCTACGTCCGCGGCGGCTGGCAGAAGCGCCCGGCCGCCGTCGCCGCCGACGCCCTGCGCGCCGCCCTGGAGAAGCGCGACGTGCCGGTCAGCGGGCGCAGCAAGCTCGGGACGGCGCCCGAGGACGCCGTGGAGCTGGCGACGTCCTCGTCGGTGCCCATGTCCGAGCTCATCGCGCGCACGAACATCCCCTCCGACAACTACTACGCCGAGACGCTGCTGAAGAACCTCGGCGCGAGCTTCGGCGACGAGGGCAGCACCGACGCCGGCGCCCGCGTGGTAAAGGAGCAGATGGAGGAGCTCGAGATCGCCCCCACCGTCGTCGACGGCTCCGGGCTGTCACGCTCGGATCGCACGCAGCCACGACAGGTCGTGCAGCTGCTGGCAACGATGGCGGGCGGCGAGGAAGGCGGCACGTTCCTCGACTCGCTCTCGACGGTCGGACGCACCGGCACGCTCGCCAACCGCATGAAGGGCACGCCCGCGGCGGGACGCTGCCACGGCAAGACCGGAACGCTGAGCAACGTCTCCAACATCGCGGGCGTCTGCGACACGCCGGCCGGGCAGGTCGCCTTCGCGATCCTCATGAACAACGTGAGCGTCTGGACCGCCCACAGCGTCCAGGACCGCATGGTCGCCGCGATCGCACAGCTCGCGAGTTGA
- a CDS encoding patatin-like phospholipase family protein, with amino-acid sequence MDNVVPLPAKKSRGARRARKRSKTALVLGGGGFTGAVYEIGALRALDLLSVNRTVNQFDVYVGTSAGSFVAALTANGVTPEEMMRVVNQQVPTAFRDIDVGTVLRPNLLAWARKGALLPLRTATVLRQMVGHLGSVSVMDLLLGLGEGLPAGFYSGAGIERYIRDVLSDPDRSDDFRFLDSELYLTATDLDTCERIVFGADGWDDVPISTAVRASTALPMVYEPVQVGDRELVDGGIVSTTNLDIAVEAGAKLIVVVNPLVPYVNDFSKTVPTLMGQRPRRVSDMGFPQIGYQVFKLLAYQRLHEMARQWEQRYPGVDIILIEPEPDDELMFETSVMNFASRVDIARHGFESVTMKLAADYDHYREICERHGIDISAKRVRKVMKHFASPETEKTRAWRKILEQTTGALLRQSAND; translated from the coding sequence ATGGACAACGTCGTACCCCTGCCCGCCAAGAAGTCGCGCGGCGCGCGACGGGCGCGCAAGCGGTCCAAGACGGCGCTCGTGCTCGGCGGCGGCGGGTTCACCGGCGCGGTCTACGAGATCGGCGCGCTGCGCGCCCTCGATCTGCTCTCGGTCAACCGGACGGTCAACCAGTTCGACGTCTACGTCGGCACGTCCGCGGGGTCGTTCGTCGCCGCCCTCACCGCCAACGGCGTGACGCCCGAGGAGATGATGCGGGTCGTCAACCAGCAGGTGCCGACGGCGTTTCGCGACATCGACGTCGGCACGGTCCTGCGGCCGAACCTGCTCGCGTGGGCGAGGAAGGGCGCGCTGCTGCCACTGCGCACCGCGACGGTCCTGCGCCAGATGGTGGGGCACCTCGGCTCGGTCTCGGTGATGGACCTGCTGCTCGGGCTGGGCGAGGGGCTGCCGGCCGGGTTCTACTCGGGCGCCGGCATCGAGCGCTACATCCGCGACGTGCTCTCGGATCCGGACCGCTCCGACGACTTCCGCTTCCTCGACTCCGAGCTGTACCTGACGGCGACGGACCTCGACACATGCGAGCGGATCGTCTTCGGGGCCGACGGGTGGGACGACGTGCCGATCTCGACCGCCGTGCGCGCCTCGACGGCGCTCCCGATGGTCTACGAGCCGGTGCAGGTCGGCGATCGCGAGCTCGTCGACGGCGGGATCGTCTCGACGACGAACCTCGACATCGCGGTCGAGGCGGGCGCCAAGCTCATCGTGGTGGTCAACCCGCTCGTGCCCTACGTCAACGACTTCTCCAAGACGGTCCCGACGCTGATGGGCCAGCGCCCGCGCCGGGTGTCGGACATGGGCTTCCCGCAGATCGGCTACCAGGTGTTCAAGCTGCTGGCCTACCAGCGCCTGCACGAGATGGCGCGCCAGTGGGAGCAGCGCTACCCGGGCGTCGACATCATCCTGATCGAGCCGGAGCCCGACGACGAGCTGATGTTCGAGACGTCGGTCATGAACTTCGCGTCGCGGGTCGACATCGCGCGCCACGGATTCGAATCGGTGACGATGAAGCTCGCCGCCGACTACGACCACTACCGCGAGATCTGCGAGCGTCACGGGATCGACATCTCGGCGAAGCGCGTGCGCAAGGTCATGAAGCACTTCGCGTCGCCGGAGACCGAGAAGACGCGGGCGTGGCGGAAGATCCTCGAGCAGACGACGGGCGCGCTGCTGCGTCAGTCGGCGAACGACTGA